The proteins below are encoded in one region of Sphaerodactylus townsendi isolate TG3544 linkage group LG06, MPM_Stown_v2.3, whole genome shotgun sequence:
- the KCNJ8 gene encoding ATP-sensitive inward rectifier potassium channel 8, which produces MLARKSIIPEEYVLARIAAENLGKPRIRDRPRKARFIAKNGACNLAHKNIREQGRFLQDIFTTLVDLKWRHTLVIFTMSFLCSWLFFAMMWWLVAFAHGDMNYPCVQNDDVSEWKPCVTCVRSFTSAFLFSIEVQVTIGFGGRMMTEECPIAITVLILQNIVGLIINAVMLGCIFMKTAQAHRRAETLIFSRNAVIAVRNGRLCFMFRVGDLRKSMIISASVRIQVVKKTTTPEGEVIPIHQQDVPVDNPLESNNIFLVAPLIVCHIIDKRSPLYDISANDLASQDLEIIVILEGVVETTGITTQARTSYIAEEILWGHRFVPIVAEEEGTYAVDYSKFGNTTKVAAPRCCAKELDEKPSILIQTLQKSELSHQNSFYMHKRD; this is translated from the exons ATGTTGGCTAGGAAGAGTATCATCCCTGAAGAGTATGTCCTCGCACGTATCGCCGCTGAGAACCTGGGCAAACCACGGATCCGGGATCGTCCACGCAAAGCTCGCTTCATTGCCAAGAACGGGGCCTGCAACTTGGCTCACAAGAATATCCGGGAGCAGGGTCGCTTCTTGCAAGACATCTTCACCACTTTGGTGGACCTCAAATGGCGCCACACGCTGGTGATCTTCACCATGTCCTTCCTCTGCAGCTGGCTGTTCTTCGCCATGATGTGGTGGCTGGTGGCCTTTGCTCACGGAGACATGAACTATCCGTGTGTTCAGAATGACGACGTAAGCGAGTGGAAGCCGTGCGTGACTTGTGTCAG GTCCTTCACCTCTGCCTTCCTCTTCTCCATCGAGGTCCAGGTGACCATTGGTTTTGGGGGCAGAATGATGACCGAAGAGTGCCCTATCGCCATCACTGTCTTGATCCTTCAAAACATCGTGGGCTTGATCATCAACGCCGTCATGCTGGGGTGCATCTTCATGAAAACCGCCCAGGCGCACCGGAGAGCGGAAACCTTGATCTTCAGTCGGAACGCCGTCATTGCCGTTCGTAACGGGAGGCTCTGCTTTATGTTCAGGGTCGGGGACCTGAGGAAAAGCATGATCATCAGTGCCTCAGTGAGAATCCAAGTGGTGAAGAAGACCACCACACCTGAAGGAGAAGTCATCCCTATCCACCAGCAAGATGTCCCGGTGGACAACCCCCTCGAAAGCAACAATATTTTCCTCGTAGCTCCTTTAATTGTTTGTCACATCATCGACAAGCGGAGCCCTCTTTATGATATCTCTGCCAATGATTTGGCCAGCCAAGACCTCGAAATCATTGTCATACTTGAAGGGGTGGTGGAAACCACCGGGATCACCACCCAAGCAAGAACGTCCTACATAGCGGAAGAGATCCTCTGGGGCCATCGCTTTGTCCCCATCGTGGCGGAAGAAGAAGGGACCTACGCGGTCGATTACTCAAAGTTTGGCAATACAACCAAAGTAGCGGCTCCCCGCTGCTGCGCCAAAGAGCTTGACGAGAAGCCGTCCATCCTCATCCAGACGCTCCAGAAAAGCGAGTTGTCCCATCAGAACTCCTTCTACATGCATAAGCGTGATTAA